TAGTCGAGCCATTGCCGGCACCATGGGAAAGACCGCAATCTTCTCGATGCCTGGCTCTACTGGAGCCGTAAAGCTGGCTATGGAACGGTTAATTATCCCCGAACTTCGCCATGTCATGCGTGAAATTTACAAGCGTTAAGCTAATACCCATTTTTAAATACAATAGACAAACAACCAAGCAGGCTTTTGTTCTGTGCGTATAATACGGTAAGTCCACACACAAAAGGAGCTGAAGGAAATGTCTGATTGTCCAAAATGCCCGGCCCAAACCGTTACTGACCCACCTAAGGTCATTTATCAAGATCACTTCCACCCACAAGTAGTAAATGTGATTCATCCTGTTGAAATCGTTAGACGTCACCATTGTGTACCCGTACCACGTCATTGCTACACCTATTCCGTTAAAGATGTATTTGTTGACAACTCCATGATGCCAAGAGGCGGAAGATAACTCTACTTCACAACACTATTAAAAGTCCCCAATAAGTGAGAGACAGCCCCGTGCTAAATGCAATGGGTCTTCTCTCGCTTTTTTTTGCAGAAAATATTTGACAATATCGACCATTGCCCCTATAATTTTGAACACTTTACGCGAAAGTGGTTTTTGATTAACCAAACGGTTAATCGGAAAGGAACGAGATGAGCTCACTCCCAACATTAAATCGAAAAATTAAAACGATTGTCAGCCCTTTTCACGAATTATTATGCAGTCTGCATGTCTTGTATCAACCGGAGCACCATCCGAAACGATTGCAGTGGGCGCTATCTCTCAAGAAAACAATGCCTATCGCACTCCAACAGGACATCCTGTCCTTAGGAGAGTTGTCTGACGGCTGGATAGCACTCTTAGATCTTCCAGATCAAACAGGTGCCCCCATTTCTTGCAAGCAAGGGATCACTATGCTGTGTAAACTTCCAGATGCGGAATTTGTGTATCTAATGATGAACCAAAAAGTCACATTAAGTACGATTGTGGAAGCCCTGTGTGGTTCGGATAGCAGTAATTCCGGAGCTTTAATCAATGCACCTATGCAGATTTTGATCGAGAATTTAGGCAGTGTACGAAATCTACTGATCGAAACATTAATTACTTATGAACAAGATTATTTTCGTCAGGAATGGGACTATATCCAGCCTTGGATGAATACCACTGCCGCTCATTTTCAAGATTTAGCCAGTCGCACTCCGGAAAAAGCATTACGTACGCTGCACCCTCGCCTCTCAGCTGAGAATGGGACACTAACCGCACAAAAAGCACACACTTATTATTTTCCTTATGAAACTTTGCAGCAGGTGTTTGTGTTTCCTTCTTCATTTATATTCCCACACCTGCTTATTGGCTGGAATGAGGATACTTTATTCTTTCCTCTAGCCGTCGATATTCCAGGTCAAGCGTATAATGACGGTCCGCCAAGCGACCTGCTGCGTCAACTCAAAGCCTTAAGTGATGATACACGAATGCGTATTTTGAAGATTCTGTGGAATGGCCCTCATTGTACGAAACAGCTTGCGCCAGTATTGGGAATCTCTGAGGCTGCAGTATCCAAACAATTAAAGCAGCTTACAGAAGCTGGATTCACCAAGTCTGAGCGTAAGGGAAACTATTTATTCTATTCAGTCCATAAAGAATCCTTTGATAGTCTAATCGTTCTGCAAAGGCAATATCTGGAACAATGATATTTTTGAAAGGAGTAGATTCATTTTGTGGCATACCGCTATCGCAACCCTAAAAAGGAACCAAAAGGCCAATCTTAGAGCCTTTCCCTGGACCTTTACATTCGGACACATCATTGAAGGGGCCTATCTCGTACTAATCTCATATTTTTCATATGTCTATTTAATTAAAGGAGATGTCGATTCTAAATTCGCAATCTATGCTGGCAGTAATGACTATTTAACCTTCGTAATCATTGGTGGTTTACTCAGTATCTTTTCCGTCAGCATGATGATGAATGTATCAAGAGCGCTCATTACCGAATGGAGGGAAGGAACACTAGAGGCACTCCTACTCTCCCCTTCTAGTCGGAGCGGTTATTTTCTAGGGAATGCAGTTCAGCAGTTATATCGGAGTGGGTTCGAGTTGCTGGTGGTCCTCTCATTCGGTCTTCTAGCCGGATTACATTTACCTTCTGTACATGTGTTTTCTATCCTCTTGGCAAGTTTACTATATTTACTATCTTGTTTTGCCATGGCTCTAGTACTAGGAAGCATAATGCTCTATACACGAGACACATTCATTGTGCAAAATACGTTATTTACGATTACCGCTCTGTTATGCGGATTTCAATTTCCAAGGCAGTATTTACCTGAGATATTACAGACTGTAGGTGAAATATTCCCGCTGAC
This Paenibacillus sp. FSL R5-0345 DNA region includes the following protein-coding sequences:
- a CDS encoding ABC transporter permease, translating into MWHTAIATLKRNQKANLRAFPWTFTFGHIIEGAYLVLISYFSYVYLIKGDVDSKFAIYAGSNDYLTFVIIGGLLSIFSVSMMMNVSRALITEWREGTLEALLLSPSSRSGYFLGNAVQQLYRSGFELLVVLSFGLLAGLHLPSVHVFSILLASLLYLLSCFAMALVLGSIMLYTRDTFIVQNTLFTITALLCGFQFPRQYLPEILQTVGEIFPLTHALQLLRGTLLTGELIRLHDIYPILLLSILYITIGLWTNHRVERGLFERF
- a CDS encoding ArsR/SmtB family transcription factor — encoded protein: MSSLPTLNRKIKTIVSPFHELLCSLHVLYQPEHHPKRLQWALSLKKTMPIALQQDILSLGELSDGWIALLDLPDQTGAPISCKQGITMLCKLPDAEFVYLMMNQKVTLSTIVEALCGSDSSNSGALINAPMQILIENLGSVRNLLIETLITYEQDYFRQEWDYIQPWMNTTAAHFQDLASRTPEKALRTLHPRLSAENGTLTAQKAHTYYFPYETLQQVFVFPSSFIFPHLLIGWNEDTLFFPLAVDIPGQAYNDGPPSDLLRQLKALSDDTRMRILKILWNGPHCTKQLAPVLGISEAAVSKQLKQLTEAGFTKSERKGNYLFYSVHKESFDSLIVLQRQYLEQ